The Deinococcus sp. KNUC1210 nucleotide sequence GTGACGGCCCCCGAAGCCGACATGCGCAAGATTCGCGGCAACGACATCTCGATGATCTTTCAGGAGCCGATGACCAGCCTGAACCCGGTGTACACCATCGGTGACCAGATCGCGGAAGCGGTGATGCTGCACCAGGGCAAGAACCGCAAGGACGCGATGGAGGCGGCCACCCAGATGCTCGAACTGGTGGGCATTCCGGCGGCCCGCAAGCGCGTGAACGAGTACCCGCACCAGATGTCGGGCGGCATGCGTCAGCGCGTGATGATCGCCATGGCCCTGAGCTGCAATCCGGCCCTGCTGGTGGCCGACGAGCCGACCACCGCGCTCGACGTGACGATTCAGGCGCAGATTCTCGATCTGATGCGCAAGCTTCAGAAGGACATCGGCATGAGCATTCTGTTCATCACGCACAACCTGGGCGTGGTGGCCGAGATGGCCGACCGCGTGGTGGTGATGTACGGCGGGCGCGTGGTCGAGGAAGGCGAGGTGCTCGACATTTTCAAGGCTCCGAAGCACCCCTACACCATGGGTCTGCTGAACAGCATGCCGCGTGTCGATCATGCGGCCGAATACAGCCGCGAGGCTGGAGCCAAGAAGGAGCGTCTGGAGGCCATTCCCGGCAACGTGCCCAACCCGCTGACGCTGCCCCCGGCTGCGCCTTCGAGCCACGCTGCAAGTTCGCCATTCCCGCGTGCAGCAAGGCTGTTCCGCCGCTTGAAGACACCGGAGCGGGCCACATGAGCCGCTGCATCCGTTGGAGCGAATTTACCGATCCTCTTGCCCCGCCCGCCGTGACGCTCGGCAAGGAGGCCCAGGTATGACCGTTGCGACCAGAACGCCCGATGTTGCTCACAGAAACCTGAAGGCCCTGCCCGCGATGGGCGACACACTGCTGGAAGTCAACAAGCTCCAGAAGTTCTTCCCGATCCGTGGTGGCCTGCTCTCCAGAGTGGTCGCCAACGTGCAGGCCGTCGACCGCGTGACCTTCAAGCTGAAGCGCGGCGAAGTGGTCGGCGTGGTGGGCGAGTCGGGATCGGGCAAGACCGTGATGGGACGGACCATCCTGCGGCTGCTGGAGCCGACCGGCGGCGAGGTGATCTTCAACGGCACCGACATCACCAAGCTGTCGAAAAACGATCTGCGCGATTACCGCCGCGAAATGCAGGTGATCTTTCAGGACCCGTTTGCGTCGCTCAACCCGCGCATGACCGTCTCCGAGATCATCGGTGAGGCGCTACAGATTCACAATCTGCACCCTGGCAAGGGCCGCGTCGACCGCATTGCAGAGCTGCTGACCAAGGTGGGTCTGCGCCCGGAAAACATGGGCCGTTATCCGCACGAGTTCTCCGGCGGGCAGCGTCAGCGGATCGGGATTGCGCGTGCGCTGGCCGTCGATCCGGCCTTCATCGTGGCCGACGAGCCGACCTCGGCGCTCGACGTGTCGATTCAGGCGCAGGTCGTCAATCTGCTGCAGGACCTTCAGGAAGAGCTGGGCCTGACGGTGCTGTTCATCGCGCACGATCTGGCCGTGGTCGAGTACATCTGCGACCGCATCATCGTGATGTACCTGGGCAAGATCATGGAAATTGCGCCCAGCCGCGAGCTGAACCGCAATCCCAAGCACCCGTATACCGAAGCGCTGCTGTCGGCGGCTCCGATTCCCGATCCGAGCATCAAGCGTCAGCGCATCATTCTGGAAGGCGACATTCCCAGCCCGATCAATCCGCCGAGCGGCTGTGTCTTCCGTACCCGCTGCCGCTACGCCATCGCCGAATGCGCTCAGGTCGAGCCAGAGCTGCGCGAGATCACGCCCGGTCACTTCAAGGCGTGCATCCGCGACGACATTCTGTAACCAGCCGCCCCGCTCCTGTTCCGCTCCTCTTCAGGGGCGGATTTTTTGGCTTCGGCGGAGCGTGGGTTCTCATCTTCGGTCATCTACGGTGCGTCACAGTCAGACCATGCGCCCTCCTTCCAACGTGCTCCGCGTCTTCGTCGTCCTGCTCGGAAGTGCCTCCCTGTCTGCCAGCGCTGCCGACCTGCGAATCTATTCCAGCTTCTCGGAGGTGCGCGAAGGCGTGACGGCGACCACTCAGAACTTCACCCTGACGCTGCCGCAGGACGTGTGGCACAACATGATTCCCGGCATGCTGGGGCTCGACGGCCTGAGCTTCACGTCGGCGGTGCAGGCCCAGCAGGACAACTGGCTGAAATCGCTGGAGGGCTAGCAGGTCACGCTGCGCGAAAACGGCACGCGGAGCCGCGTCACCCTGATCCGCGCTGCCGATCTGCTGATTCGGGATGGCGCGGGAGACTTCCGCACCGTTTCATACGCTCAGCTCAGTTTCTCCCGCCCGCCGCCGCTGGGTGCTCAGTCGCCCAGGCAGAGCATCCTGTTTCGGCTGAAAGCAGCGGGGAAGGGGGTGGTCAATTATCTGACACGCGGGCTGAGCTGGAGGCCGCGCTATACGCTGCAGGTGGGGTCTGGCCCGGCAGATCGGGCGTCGCTGCGCGCCCTGGCCGACATTCACAATGCCACCACGCAGGCTTACCGGGTCGGCACCACCGAACTCTTTGCCGGAGAGGTGAATATCGAGGGCGCCGGAGAGCCGCTGGCCTACGCGACTGGGCCTGCACTGCCGCTTCCTGCGGTGCCTATTGAGGGAGGGCAAATCAGTCCCCCCGTGACCCTCGATACCATCAACGGGCTGTACCGCTATGGTGTGAATACCGCCT carries:
- a CDS encoding ABC transporter ATP-binding protein, whose protein sequence is MTVATRTPDVAHRNLKALPAMGDTLLEVNKLQKFFPIRGGLLSRVVANVQAVDRVTFKLKRGEVVGVVGESGSGKTVMGRTILRLLEPTGGEVIFNGTDITKLSKNDLRDYRREMQVIFQDPFASLNPRMTVSEIIGEALQIHNLHPGKGRVDRIAELLTKVGLRPENMGRYPHEFSGGQRQRIGIARALAVDPAFIVADEPTSALDVSIQAQVVNLLQDLQEELGLTVLFIAHDLAVVEYICDRIIVMYLGKIMEIAPSRELNRNPKHPYTEALLSAAPIPDPSIKRQRIILEGDIPSPINPPSGCVFRTRCRYAIAECAQVEPELREITPGHFKACIRDDIL